One region of Pagrus major chromosome 7, Pma_NU_1.0 genomic DNA includes:
- the b4galnt1a gene encoding beta-1,4 N-acetylgalactosaminyltransferase 1a yields MRTQTPPQNQTQLSHEVVGNIYPKKTATMRFTYKKCLGPLLVSGLTLLALFYAWSPGTSSVVDVRPRQGSPLQKLLNETILGIVSGYHNDIAYHIKEDVACRLALNTCVCLADKETLHLPFSNLLFPRAWAHNVSQAFLESHPDPEGAKRHRAQEYNSFQRRSYSPADELIIAEAGSPLQYPTQGVKVRPLKTIIIPGLGLKEETRSNHVVYLTATLGTFDVAATVDRVDVKGEGEKHMTLSSPLLSALNRQLQFVTYTNTVFHPKTADTVRFATEAHQSFFSIKIGHATVPKLYNSGSQKEYNISALVTIATKTFLRYDKLKDLIDSVRQYYPTVTIVIADDNKHPQPVTGPHIEHYIMPFGKGWFAGRNLAVSQVTTKYVLWADDDFIFTANTKLERMVDILERTTLDLVGGAVREVTGYSATYRHTISVEEGGEEGNCLHIRNGYHHVIEGFPNCVVADAVINFFMGRTDKVLQVGFDPRLSRRGHLEFFVDALGSLHIGSCSDIIVSHASKIKLPWTKTESQKAYDKFRYSLSSADSNISNEIFYFKDRFKCMTSH; encoded by the exons ATGCGCACACAAACGCCTCCCCAGAATCAGACTCAGTTGTCACACGAAGTTGTTGGAAATATTTATCCCAAGAAAACAGCAACA ATGCGTTTCACCTATAAGAAGTGTCTTGGACCTTTGTTGGTCAGTGGACTAACGCTGCTCGCCCTCTTTTATGCATGGAGCCCTGGGACCAGCTCAGTAGTTGACGTGCGGCCAAGACAGGGAAGTCCATTACAGAAACTCCTCAACGAGACGATTCTAGGCATTGTCAGTGGCTATCACAATGACATTGCCTACCACATAAAAGAGGATGTGGCATG TCGTTTGGCTCTgaatacatgtgtgtgtctggctgaCAAGGAGACCCTTCACCTGCCGTTCTCCAATCTGCTGTTTCCACGCGCATGGGCCCACAACGTTTCTCAGGCGTTCTTAGAGTCCCATCCTGACCCTGAGGGTGCAAAGCGTCACAGAGCTCAGGAGTACAACAGCTTTCAGAGGAG GTCCTACAGTCCTGCAGATGAGCTTATCATAGCTGAAGCCGGCAGTCCTCTTCAGTATCCCACCCAGGGCGTGAAGGTGCGACCCCTCAAAACCATCATCATTCCAG GTTTGGGTCTTAAAGAAGAAACAAGATCAAACCATGTG GTATATTTGACAGCAACACTGGGGACTTTCGATGTTGCTGCTACAGTCGACAGGGTCGATGTaaaaggggagggagagaagcaCATGACCCTGTCGAGTCCTCTCCTGTCCGCTCTGAACAGGCAGCTGCAGTTCGTCACCTATACAAACACTGTGTTTCATCCCAAGACAGCAGACACAG TTCGGTTTGCAACTGAGGCTCACCAGTCATTTTTCAGCATTAAAATTGGACATGCAACCGTCCCAAAACTTTACAACTCCGGATCCCAAAAAG AGTACAATATCAGTGCTCTTGTTACCATCGCCACCAAGACCTTCCTACGCTATGACAAGCTCAAAGATCTCATTGACAGCGTACGTCAGTATTATCCCACTGTCACCATAGTGATAGCAGACGATAATAAACACCCTCAGCCAGTGACCGGGCCTCACATTGAACATTACATCATGCCATTTGGAAAG GGTTGGTTTGCAGGAAGAAACCTGGCAGTGTCTCAAGTGACCACCAAGTATGTGCTCTGGGCGGACGATGACTTCATCTTCACTGCAAACACCAAGTTGGAGAGGATGGTGGATATCTTAGAGAGGACCACTCTGGATCTG GTTGGTGGTGCGGTGAGAGAGGTGACTGGTTACTCTGCAACATACCGTCACACCATATCAGTGGAggaagggggagaggagggcAACTGCTTGCATATCAGAAATGGCTACCACCACGTCATCGAGGGGTTTCCCAACTGTGTGGTAGCTGATGCCGTCATAAACTTCTTCATGGGGAGGACAGACAAGGTGCTGCAGGTGGGCTTTGACCCTCGCCTGTCACGAAGGGGTCATCTGG AGTTCTTCGTTGACGCTCTGGGCTCCCTCCACATTGGCTCCTGCAGTGACATCATTGTAAGCCACGCATCAAAGATCAAACTACCCTGGACTAAAACAGAGTCACAAAAAGCCTACGATAAATTCCGTTATTCACTTTCTAGTGCAGATAGTAACATTAGTAATGAAATCTTCTATTTCAAGGACAGGTTCAAGTGCATGACCAGTCACTGA